From the Leifsonia sp. AG29 genome, one window contains:
- a CDS encoding MFS transporter: MSTYSSLLKTPGVARIIAAQLTARFPFGMLSLAFLLHIERVHHSYTAAGLVLGAMSIGQAIAGPMTSRLMGVLGMRLVLWVSLVLCATGVAAIGLFVMPVELTMAIAFVAGVCTPPIQPAVRTIYPKMVNSRQLTPLFSLDASAQEIIWIAGPVVITFVSTQIGTVEGILMAVAIMLLGGAWFIASPEVGRVRIPRSKRRFGVVLTRPPVLLATVVGFLLIGACAAVEAGVVANFGQGSPLGGVVLAIWSMGSLVGGLLFGHIPIGPWATARRMLIVFAGIALSVFTLWSWWGLSLTLLISGFGIAPALAVLFAIVSASVKFSDTAEAYGWVGTGQLIGAALGSALAGFLIDGFGAVGAFYAAGAFALVGFVVAALAHGVHPDLRGRDASPIPDTEPVPVQPS, translated from the coding sequence GTGAGCACGTACTCGAGCCTGCTGAAGACGCCCGGCGTCGCGCGCATCATCGCCGCGCAGCTCACCGCGCGCTTCCCGTTCGGCATGCTCTCGCTCGCGTTCCTCCTCCACATCGAGCGCGTCCACCACAGCTACACGGCCGCCGGTCTCGTGCTCGGGGCGATGTCGATCGGGCAGGCGATCGCGGGCCCGATGACGAGCCGCCTCATGGGCGTGCTCGGGATGCGCCTCGTCCTCTGGGTCAGCCTCGTGCTCTGCGCGACCGGCGTGGCCGCGATCGGGCTGTTCGTCATGCCCGTCGAGCTCACCATGGCGATCGCGTTCGTCGCGGGCGTGTGCACGCCTCCGATCCAGCCGGCCGTGCGGACGATCTACCCCAAGATGGTCAACTCCCGGCAGCTGACGCCGCTGTTCTCGCTCGACGCGTCCGCCCAGGAGATCATCTGGATCGCGGGCCCGGTGGTCATCACCTTCGTCTCCACCCAGATCGGGACGGTCGAGGGCATCCTGATGGCGGTCGCGATCATGCTGCTCGGCGGGGCGTGGTTCATCGCCTCGCCCGAGGTCGGCCGGGTGCGCATCCCGCGCAGCAAGCGGCGCTTCGGGGTCGTGCTGACCCGGCCGCCCGTGCTGCTGGCCACCGTGGTCGGCTTCCTCCTCATCGGCGCGTGCGCCGCCGTGGAGGCGGGGGTCGTCGCGAACTTCGGCCAGGGCTCCCCGCTCGGCGGCGTCGTGCTCGCCATCTGGTCGATGGGGTCGCTCGTCGGCGGCCTGCTGTTCGGCCACATCCCGATCGGGCCCTGGGCGACCGCGCGCCGGATGCTGATCGTCTTCGCCGGCATCGCACTGTCCGTCTTCACTCTGTGGTCGTGGTGGGGGCTGTCGCTCACCCTGCTGATCTCGGGATTCGGAATCGCTCCCGCGCTGGCTGTCCTCTTCGCCATCGTGTCGGCGAGCGTCAAGTTCTCCGACACCGCGGAGGCGTACGGCTGGGTGGGCACCGGACAGCTGATCGGGGCTGCGCTCGGCTCCGCCCTCGCGGGTTTCCTCATCGACGGCTTCGGCGCCGTGGGGGCCTTCTACGCCGCCGGGGCGTTCGCTCTCGTCGGTTTCGTCGTGGCGGCCCTCGCCCACGGCGTGCACCCCGACCTCCGCGGGCGGGACGCCTCCCCCATCCCCGACACCGAGCCGGTGCCGGTGCAGCCGTCCTGA
- a CDS encoding aldo/keto reductase, with product MEQRILGGTGRDVSVVGLGTWQLGADWGDVTEDSALAVLEAAVESGVTFFDTADVYGDGRSEQLIGRFLTEHPEVPLTVATKMGRREAQDPANFTLPKFREWTDRSRRNLGVERLDLVQLHCPPTPVFSTDAVYDALDTLVADGAIAAYGVSVETCAEALAAIARPGTATVQIIFNAFRLKPLDEVLPAAREAGVGIIARVPLASGLLSGRYTEQTTFGADDHRSYNRHGEAFDVGETFSGVDYEQGVRAAREFAALVPDGVTPAQAALAWIIGQQGVTTVIPGARSPEQARANAGAAEVRLPEGFDAAVHELYDRYFRATVHPRW from the coding sequence ATGGAACAGCGCATCCTCGGAGGGACCGGCCGCGATGTGTCGGTCGTCGGACTCGGCACCTGGCAGCTCGGAGCCGACTGGGGCGACGTCACGGAGGACTCCGCGCTCGCCGTCCTGGAAGCGGCCGTCGAGTCCGGGGTGACCTTCTTCGACACGGCCGACGTGTACGGCGACGGCCGGAGCGAGCAGCTCATCGGGCGGTTCCTGACGGAGCATCCGGAGGTCCCGCTCACCGTCGCCACGAAGATGGGCCGCCGTGAGGCGCAGGACCCCGCGAACTTCACCCTCCCCAAGTTCCGCGAATGGACGGACCGCTCGCGCCGCAACCTCGGCGTCGAGCGGCTCGACCTCGTCCAGCTGCACTGCCCTCCCACTCCCGTCTTCAGCACCGACGCCGTCTACGACGCGCTCGACACGCTGGTCGCGGACGGGGCGATCGCCGCCTACGGGGTCAGCGTCGAGACCTGCGCGGAGGCGCTCGCCGCGATCGCGCGCCCGGGCACCGCGACCGTTCAGATCATCTTCAACGCTTTCCGGCTGAAGCCGCTCGACGAGGTCCTGCCCGCCGCGCGCGAGGCCGGTGTCGGCATCATCGCCCGCGTGCCGCTCGCGTCCGGCCTCCTCAGCGGCCGCTACACCGAGCAGACGACGTTCGGGGCCGACGACCACCGCAGCTACAACCGCCACGGCGAGGCCTTCGACGTCGGCGAGACCTTCTCGGGCGTCGACTACGAGCAGGGGGTTCGCGCGGCGCGAGAGTTCGCCGCCCTCGTCCCCGACGGTGTGACCCCCGCGCAGGCCGCCCTCGCCTGGATCATCGGCCAGCAGGGGGTGACCACGGTCATTCCCGGAGCGCGCTCGCCCGAGCAGGCCCGCGCCAATGCCGGGGCGGCCGAGGTGCGCCTCCCCGAGGGCTTCGACGCCGCGGTGCACGAGCTGTACGACCGGTACTTCCGGGCCACGGTGCACCCGCGCTGGTAG
- a CDS encoding ABC transporter permease, with product MTTTSAPVEPSRTGVAPASGAPTPHTPWSRTVLLALGAAAAVLVILIAFLWPTITSSVKDLPVAIAGDSASVSAVRTQLDKAAPGAFDITTVASKADAEHLIRTRDVYGAIVVGQKPEVLTASANGAAVSQLFTQLAGRIQAQAQQQADAAVQQAVAAGHAPAGARAPTITVPVTDVVPLASSDPRGLGLAAASFPLVLGGMLGGILISILVAGSWRRLAAVLVYAVVGGLAVTGVLQGWFGILQGDYWLNSVAVGLSMLATAAFIVGMNALIGRVGIAVGAVLTVLVGNPLSAAAQPLQFIVGPWGAVGQWFVPGASVTLLRDLSYFPDADSAFAWLVLLGWAVVGIVAMIAGHYRNQEVSEAAV from the coding sequence ATGACCACAACGTCAGCACCTGTAGAACCGTCCCGCACCGGCGTCGCCCCGGCGTCGGGAGCACCGACGCCCCACACCCCGTGGAGCCGCACCGTCCTGCTGGCGCTGGGGGCCGCAGCGGCGGTGCTCGTCATCCTCATCGCCTTCCTGTGGCCCACCATCACGTCGTCGGTCAAGGACCTCCCGGTGGCGATCGCGGGGGATTCCGCTTCCGTCTCGGCTGTGCGCACTCAGCTCGACAAAGCGGCTCCCGGAGCCTTCGACATCACGACGGTGGCGTCCAAGGCCGACGCCGAGCACCTCATCCGCACCCGGGACGTCTACGGCGCGATCGTCGTCGGCCAGAAGCCGGAAGTGCTCACGGCCTCGGCGAACGGTGCCGCGGTCAGTCAGCTGTTCACGCAGCTCGCGGGCCGGATCCAGGCGCAGGCCCAGCAGCAGGCCGACGCCGCTGTGCAGCAGGCGGTCGCGGCGGGGCACGCTCCCGCCGGAGCCCGCGCACCGACCATCACGGTCCCCGTGACCGACGTCGTCCCGCTCGCCTCCAGCGATCCTCGAGGTCTCGGTCTCGCCGCCGCGTCGTTCCCCCTCGTGCTCGGCGGCATGCTGGGCGGCATCCTCATCTCCATCCTGGTCGCGGGCAGCTGGCGGAGGCTCGCGGCCGTCCTCGTCTACGCCGTGGTCGGCGGCCTCGCGGTGACCGGGGTGCTGCAGGGCTGGTTCGGCATCCTCCAGGGCGACTATTGGCTCAACTCGGTCGCCGTCGGACTGTCGATGCTCGCCACGGCCGCCTTCATCGTCGGGATGAACGCGCTCATCGGCCGGGTCGGCATCGCGGTCGGGGCCGTGCTGACCGTGCTCGTCGGCAACCCGCTCTCGGCGGCCGCTCAGCCCCTCCAGTTCATCGTCGGGCCGTGGGGTGCGGTGGGGCAGTGGTTCGTCCCCGGCGCGTCCGTCACGCTGCTGCGCGACCTGTCGTACTTCCCCGACGCCGACAGTGCGTTCGCGTGGCTGGTGCTGCTCGGTTGGGCGGTCGTCGGGATCGTCGCGATGATCGCGGGGCACTACCGGAACCAGGAGGTCAGCGAAGCCGCGGTGTGA
- a CDS encoding TetR/AcrR family transcriptional regulator: protein MPKVTEEHRAARRHEIASAALRCFARAGFQQTSMADIIAESGLSAGAIYGHYKNKEELVELAVSEVLDARFLDVAEARISEPVLSPAAVVRRILDGLTEQLGELQLLIQVWGQVPINPRLGEMASRIGNRVLDMLTGYLSEWYEKRLLMPPVEAQARARADAPLFVGIVQGFVTQSVLFREFDREGYLEAVERFVSLPATTAE from the coding sequence ATGCCGAAGGTCACCGAGGAGCACCGCGCCGCACGGCGGCACGAGATCGCGAGCGCCGCCCTGCGCTGCTTCGCCCGCGCCGGCTTCCAGCAGACGTCGATGGCCGACATCATCGCCGAGTCGGGCCTGTCGGCCGGAGCGATCTACGGGCACTACAAGAACAAGGAGGAGCTCGTCGAGCTCGCCGTGTCGGAGGTGCTGGACGCCCGGTTCCTCGATGTGGCCGAGGCGCGGATCTCGGAACCCGTCCTCTCCCCCGCCGCGGTCGTCCGGCGGATCCTCGACGGCCTCACCGAGCAGCTCGGCGAACTCCAGCTGCTCATCCAGGTCTGGGGTCAGGTACCCATCAACCCGCGGCTCGGCGAGATGGCCTCACGGATCGGCAACCGCGTGCTGGACATGCTGACCGGGTACCTGTCCGAGTGGTACGAGAAGCGCCTCCTTATGCCGCCGGTCGAAGCGCAGGCGCGCGCGCGGGCGGACGCCCCGCTCTTCGTCGGCATCGTCCAGGGGTTCGTCACGCAGTCGGTCCTGTTCCGGGAGTTCGACCGCGAGGGCTATCTGGAGGCGGTGGAGCGCTTCGTGAGCCTCCCGGCCACCACGGCGGAGTGA
- a CDS encoding acyl-CoA dehydrogenase family protein produces MTEHDTAPAPASTDPLPEDLLQRIRARAAGYDRDNAFFSDDFAELVDSGYLKALVPKRLGGLGLGLEQTARLQVRLAGAAPATALAVNMHLVWTGVAKTLLDRGDDSLEFVLREAGEGDVFAFGLSEAGNDLVLFGSTTEARPQPDGSYTFHGRKIFTSLSPAWTKLGTMGLDSESEDAPKIVYGFVERSGGGFEIREDWDTLGMRATQSNTTILDGARAAADRIVRRLPPGPNPDPLVFAIFANFEILLASVYTGIGARALDLAVEAAHRRTSLKNDGRSYASDPDIRWRVAEAAIDQDALLPQLDALARDVDSLADHGALWFPKLVGLKIRATETARRVVDQAIRVSGGSTLFSSSELGRLYRDVLAGIFHPSDAESAHNTVANAWLGPVEDESEEPRR; encoded by the coding sequence GTGACCGAGCACGACACCGCCCCCGCTCCCGCCTCGACCGACCCGCTGCCGGAAGACCTGCTCCAGCGGATCCGCGCTCGCGCGGCGGGGTACGACCGGGACAACGCCTTCTTCAGCGACGACTTCGCCGAGCTCGTCGACTCGGGCTATCTGAAGGCCCTCGTCCCGAAGAGGCTGGGCGGTCTGGGGCTCGGTCTCGAACAGACCGCCCGGCTCCAGGTCCGCCTCGCGGGCGCCGCGCCCGCCACCGCGCTCGCGGTCAACATGCACCTCGTCTGGACCGGCGTCGCCAAGACCCTCCTCGACCGCGGCGACGACTCGCTCGAGTTCGTCCTGCGGGAGGCGGGCGAGGGCGACGTGTTCGCCTTCGGGCTGAGCGAGGCCGGCAACGACCTCGTGCTGTTCGGCTCGACCACGGAGGCGCGGCCGCAGCCCGACGGCTCGTACACCTTCCACGGGCGCAAGATCTTCACGTCCCTGTCGCCCGCGTGGACGAAGCTCGGCACGATGGGTCTCGACAGCGAGAGCGAGGACGCCCCGAAGATCGTCTACGGGTTCGTCGAGCGCTCGGGAGGCGGCTTCGAGATCCGCGAGGACTGGGACACGCTGGGCATGCGCGCCACGCAGAGCAACACCACGATCCTCGACGGGGCGCGCGCCGCAGCCGACCGCATCGTCCGGCGCTTGCCGCCCGGCCCCAACCCCGATCCGCTGGTGTTCGCGATCTTCGCGAACTTCGAGATCCTCCTGGCCTCCGTGTACACCGGGATCGGTGCGCGAGCCCTGGACCTCGCCGTCGAGGCCGCGCACCGGCGGACCAGCCTCAAGAACGACGGCCGTTCCTACGCCTCCGACCCGGACATCCGGTGGCGCGTGGCGGAGGCCGCGATCGATCAGGACGCGCTCCTCCCCCAGCTCGACGCCCTCGCCCGCGACGTCGACTCGCTGGCCGACCACGGCGCTCTGTGGTTCCCGAAGCTGGTCGGGCTGAAGATCCGGGCCACCGAGACCGCCCGGCGCGTCGTCGACCAGGCGATCCGGGTATCGGGAGGGTCGACCTTGTTCTCATCGAGCGAGCTCGGGAGGCTGTACCGCGACGTTCTCGCGGGCATCTTCCACCCCTCCGACGCCGAGTCCGCGCACAACACGGTGGCCAACGCGTGGCTCGGTCCGGTGGAGGACGAGAGCGAGGAGCCGCGGCGATGA
- a CDS encoding aminopeptidase P family protein — translation MKEIGARHFEERLARGAEQAREAGLDGLLISPGPDLAYFADYLPPSTERITLLVVPARGEPAMLVPVLEHDSAAATRAAGSIQLLDWSDGQDEYEPAAALVKPDGRYAVSDNTWALHLLALQERLPGTRFEPVTRVLPMLRAVKTPDEIDRLAAAGAAADAAFEDVLRLPFAGRTEAAIAAELDRLLREHGHSQVDFTIVASGPNGANPHHDAGSRLIEEGDTVVLDFGGIMDGYGSDTTRTVHVGEPSDAEREVFDVVQHAQQAAFEAVAVGVPCQEIDRVARNVIAEAGYGEFFIHRVGHGIGMTTHEPPYLVAGEERAIEAGMCFSIEPGIYLPGRFGVRIEDIVVAAEDGAHRLNNSSRELHLVQ, via the coding sequence ATGAAGGAGATCGGAGCTCGTCATTTCGAGGAACGGCTGGCCCGCGGCGCCGAGCAGGCCCGTGAGGCCGGACTGGACGGCCTGCTGATCTCTCCCGGACCCGACCTCGCCTACTTCGCGGACTACCTCCCTCCCTCGACCGAGCGGATCACGCTGCTCGTCGTGCCGGCGCGCGGCGAGCCGGCGATGCTCGTCCCGGTGCTCGAGCACGACAGCGCGGCGGCGACTCGGGCGGCGGGGTCCATCCAACTGCTGGACTGGTCCGACGGGCAGGACGAGTACGAGCCGGCGGCGGCGCTCGTGAAGCCCGACGGGAGGTACGCCGTCTCGGACAACACCTGGGCGCTGCACCTTCTGGCACTGCAAGAGCGGCTCCCGGGAACGCGGTTCGAGCCCGTCACCCGCGTGCTGCCGATGCTACGCGCCGTCAAGACGCCCGACGAGATCGACCGGCTGGCCGCCGCCGGCGCAGCGGCCGACGCCGCGTTCGAGGACGTGCTCCGCCTCCCGTTCGCCGGGCGCACGGAGGCCGCCATCGCGGCCGAGCTCGACCGGCTGCTGCGCGAGCACGGCCACAGCCAGGTCGACTTCACCATCGTGGCCTCCGGCCCGAACGGAGCGAACCCCCACCACGACGCCGGCTCCCGGCTGATCGAGGAGGGGGACACCGTCGTCCTCGACTTCGGCGGCATCATGGACGGCTACGGCTCGGACACAACCCGCACCGTGCACGTCGGAGAGCCGTCGGACGCGGAGCGCGAGGTCTTCGATGTCGTCCAGCACGCTCAGCAGGCGGCTTTCGAGGCGGTCGCCGTCGGCGTGCCCTGCCAGGAGATCGACCGCGTGGCACGGAATGTCATCGCCGAGGCCGGCTACGGCGAGTTCTTCATCCACCGGGTCGGGCACGGCATCGGCATGACGACGCACGAGCCGCCCTACCTGGTCGCCGGCGAGGAGCGCGCGATCGAGGCGGGGATGTGCTTCTCCATCGAGCCGGGCATCTATCTGCCGGGCCGTTTCGGCGTCCGGATCGAGGACATCGTCGTCGCCGCCGAGGACGGCGCCCATCGGCTCAACAACTCCAGTCGCGAACTGCACCTGGTGCAGTGA
- a CDS encoding DUF445 domain-containing protein — MTAAPSVRDAERRQALRRMKVLAAGLLVVAAVIFAIAFALEGAVPWLGYVRAAAEGAMVGALADWFAVTALFRRPLGLPIPHTAIIPNRKDEIGESLGEFVETNFLSDQVVASRLAALDLSGAVAGWLAEPENARRVIAEGSTALVGLVDLLDDERMRDAVESVVRTHVIEPEWAPQLGRAGARALDSGAQREAVDLLVERLDDWLEANPEALTHLVAGRLPSWVPAFVERLVDDSVRAQLRRFLRDVRADPDHRARAALDSYLHELMERLQHDPATIDRVESAKRHAFDDPRIRELASSAWSAARAAALQALGDPGSGLRSGLEAGLADAAARVAADPELRASLNARLTDAAVHLVTTYRHDIAGVISETVRGWDPAETTEKIETQVGRDLQFIRINGTVVGALAGLAIYAVATAAAALL, encoded by the coding sequence GTGACGGCCGCACCGTCCGTCCGTGACGCGGAGCGCCGGCAGGCGCTCCGACGCATGAAGGTGCTGGCCGCCGGCCTGCTCGTGGTCGCTGCCGTGATCTTCGCGATCGCGTTCGCCCTCGAGGGCGCCGTGCCGTGGCTCGGGTACGTGCGAGCCGCCGCAGAGGGGGCCATGGTCGGCGCGCTCGCCGACTGGTTCGCCGTGACCGCACTGTTCCGTCGGCCGCTCGGCCTCCCCATCCCGCACACCGCGATCATCCCCAACCGCAAGGACGAGATCGGCGAGAGCCTGGGTGAGTTCGTGGAGACGAACTTCCTGTCCGATCAGGTGGTCGCCTCCCGTCTCGCCGCACTCGACCTGTCGGGCGCGGTCGCCGGCTGGCTCGCCGAACCGGAGAATGCGAGGCGCGTGATCGCGGAAGGGTCGACGGCCCTCGTCGGCCTGGTCGACCTCCTCGACGACGAGCGCATGCGCGACGCGGTCGAGTCGGTGGTGCGCACCCACGTCATCGAGCCCGAGTGGGCGCCGCAGCTCGGCCGGGCCGGCGCGCGGGCGCTCGACTCGGGCGCCCAGCGGGAGGCGGTCGACCTCCTCGTCGAACGGCTCGACGACTGGCTGGAGGCGAACCCGGAGGCGCTCACCCACCTGGTCGCGGGGCGCCTCCCGTCGTGGGTGCCCGCTTTCGTCGAGCGTCTCGTCGACGATTCGGTGCGGGCCCAGCTGCGCCGGTTCCTCCGCGACGTGCGGGCCGACCCGGACCACAGGGCTCGCGCAGCCCTCGACTCGTACCTGCACGAGCTGATGGAGCGCCTCCAGCACGACCCCGCCACCATCGATCGCGTGGAGTCGGCGAAACGCCACGCCTTCGACGACCCCCGGATCCGCGAGCTCGCCTCGTCGGCCTGGTCGGCAGCCCGCGCTGCCGCTCTCCAGGCTCTCGGCGATCCCGGAAGCGGCCTGCGCTCGGGTCTGGAGGCGGGACTCGCCGACGCCGCCGCCCGCGTCGCCGCGGACCCGGAGCTCCGGGCGTCGCTGAACGCCCGGCTCACCGACGCCGCGGTGCACCTCGTGACGACCTACCGTCACGACATCGCGGGAGTCATCTCCGAGACGGTGCGCGGCTGGGACCCGGCGGAGACGACGGAGAAGATCGAGACCCAGGTCGGCCGGGACCTGCAGTTCATCCGGATCAACGGCACGGTCGTCGGCGCACTCGCCGGGCTCGCGATCTACGCGGTCGCGACGGCCGCGGCAGCGCTGCTCTGA
- a CDS encoding DUF3054 domain-containing protein, whose product MKPWRTALIAFVIDAALVTVFVLVGRRSHGESASASGVLTTLWPFLVGLIAGWAVTWAWKRPLAIVWPGIPIWLMTVALGMLIRTSAGQGVEPSFILVAAIVLGVFLVGWRLLALPFARRRALRRA is encoded by the coding sequence GTGAAACCCTGGAGGACCGCGCTCATCGCTTTCGTGATCGATGCGGCCCTCGTCACCGTCTTCGTCCTCGTCGGGCGCCGCAGCCACGGCGAATCGGCGAGCGCCTCCGGCGTGCTGACCACCCTGTGGCCCTTCCTCGTCGGCCTCATCGCCGGGTGGGCGGTCACCTGGGCGTGGAAGCGGCCGCTCGCGATCGTCTGGCCGGGCATCCCGATCTGGCTGATGACCGTCGCGCTGGGCATGCTCATCCGCACCTCCGCCGGCCAGGGCGTCGAGCCCTCGTTCATCCTGGTCGCCGCCATCGTCCTCGGGGTGTTCCTCGTCGGATGGCGGCTGCTCGCGCTGCCCTTCGCACGCCGCCGCGCACTCCGCCGAGCCTGA
- a CDS encoding aminotransferase: MPNFDFLAQPALPRPDVTPDDAVAIAASRFGLDGRITELGSNQDRNFLIDTGEGRFVLKLANPVFSEEELLAQNAALEALAGSGIRIPEVIRSLEGDELVPVDVRGRVLLARVLRYLDGDPLTGVERPTREQLRTLGALAGRVAAGLARLDHPGLERSTQWDARIGGQVVDLLLDFVDQPAKKSVVRAASDEALARLEPLRSRLRVQAVHGDVTDDNIVLGDDGPGVIDFGDVSAGWLAAELAATVTSALHHVPDEPLAVLDVIEAFHAEAPLDDADIEALWPLVVLRGAVLVVSGEQQVALEADNVYADENRAHEWVAFDVARRLDVDEVAALIRMRLAGIGRAGADAGRGIGRVVALESTASHVSDLSVTARDLDAGAWLDRDVEEEVLRRVAHEHGHALTRYGEARLTRATVDRSSPTPIIALGVTLEAPTGVEVVAPFAGELTLVGGSWLLSGDDVDLWLDGLARPLTTASVRAGEPLGSAVRLTVQLSRLRGHRPPAFVTPSLPWSEWRELSPDPSALFGVDLAVSASDPEEVLGRRDASFARVQEHYFAHPPLIERGWRHHLVDTRSQTYIDMVNNVTQIGHGHPRLVEAVRDQWARLNTNSRFHYEELSRFTERLVELAPDGLDTVFLVNSGSEAVDLALRLAQTHTRRKTILAVTEAYHGWTVGSDAVSSSLGDNPRALETRPDWVKLVAAPNSLRGRHTGPDAGPAYLADLDADLAALDAAGTEVAGYIAEPVFGNAGGLMLPDGYLAGVYERIRARGGVCIADEVQVGYGRLGHYFWGSEQQGVIPDVITIAKAMGNGQPLGAVITRREIAESFAAEGSFFSSAGGSPVSSVVGLTVLDVMRDEQLQRNAAVVGDHLAARLRELGERHPLVGAVHGMGLYLGMELVLDRETLAPATAEAALVCDRMLAEGVIVQPTGDFKNVLKIKPPLCITRESADRFADALDLVLATL, translated from the coding sequence TTGCCGAACTTCGACTTCCTCGCCCAGCCTGCCCTCCCGCGCCCGGACGTCACGCCGGACGACGCGGTCGCGATCGCCGCCTCCCGCTTCGGCCTCGACGGGCGCATCACCGAGCTCGGGAGCAATCAGGACCGCAACTTCCTCATCGACACGGGCGAGGGACGCTTCGTTCTGAAGCTCGCCAACCCGGTGTTCTCCGAGGAGGAACTGCTCGCGCAGAACGCCGCCCTGGAGGCGCTGGCCGGGTCGGGCATCCGCATCCCCGAGGTCATCCGCTCGCTCGAAGGAGACGAGCTCGTGCCCGTCGACGTCCGCGGCCGCGTGCTCCTCGCGCGCGTGCTCCGCTATCTCGACGGCGACCCGCTGACCGGCGTCGAGCGCCCCACGCGGGAGCAGCTCCGCACCCTCGGCGCGCTCGCCGGCCGGGTCGCCGCGGGCCTCGCGCGCCTCGACCACCCGGGGCTCGAGCGCAGCACCCAGTGGGACGCGCGGATCGGCGGCCAGGTCGTCGATCTGCTCCTCGACTTCGTCGACCAGCCCGCGAAGAAGAGCGTCGTGCGCGCCGCGTCCGACGAGGCGCTCGCCCGGCTCGAACCGCTCCGCTCGCGGCTCCGGGTGCAGGCGGTGCACGGCGACGTCACTGACGACAACATCGTCCTCGGCGACGACGGCCCGGGCGTCATCGACTTCGGCGACGTCTCCGCCGGCTGGCTGGCCGCCGAGCTGGCCGCGACGGTGACGAGCGCACTCCACCACGTCCCCGACGAGCCGCTCGCCGTCCTCGACGTCATCGAGGCGTTCCACGCGGAGGCGCCGCTCGACGACGCCGACATCGAGGCGCTCTGGCCCCTGGTCGTGCTGCGCGGAGCCGTCCTGGTCGTGAGCGGCGAGCAGCAGGTCGCCCTCGAGGCCGACAACGTCTACGCCGACGAGAACCGCGCCCACGAGTGGGTCGCCTTCGACGTCGCCCGCCGCCTCGACGTCGACGAGGTCGCGGCACTGATCCGGATGAGACTGGCCGGCATCGGGCGTGCAGGTGCGGACGCCGGGCGCGGAATCGGACGCGTCGTCGCGCTGGAGAGCACCGCCTCCCACGTGTCGGATCTATCCGTCACCGCGCGCGACCTCGATGCGGGAGCGTGGCTGGACCGTGACGTCGAGGAGGAGGTCCTCCGACGTGTCGCGCACGAGCACGGGCACGCTCTGACGCGCTACGGGGAGGCACGCCTCACGCGCGCCACGGTCGACCGCTCCTCCCCCACACCGATCATCGCGCTCGGGGTCACGCTCGAGGCACCCACAGGCGTCGAGGTGGTCGCCCCGTTCGCCGGCGAGCTGACCCTCGTCGGGGGCTCGTGGCTGCTCAGCGGCGACGACGTCGACCTCTGGCTCGACGGACTCGCCCGGCCGCTCACGACCGCGTCCGTCCGAGCCGGCGAGCCCCTCGGCTCAGCGGTGCGGCTGACCGTGCAGCTCAGCCGCCTGCGCGGGCACCGGCCGCCCGCGTTCGTCACGCCGTCCCTCCCCTGGAGCGAGTGGAGGGAGCTCTCGCCCGACCCGTCCGCCCTCTTCGGCGTCGACCTGGCCGTGAGCGCGTCCGACCCGGAAGAGGTCCTCGGCCGCCGCGACGCGTCTTTCGCGCGCGTGCAGGAGCACTACTTCGCACACCCGCCGCTCATCGAACGAGGCTGGCGGCACCACCTCGTCGATACCCGGTCGCAGACCTACATCGACATGGTCAACAACGTGACGCAGATCGGCCACGGGCATCCGCGGCTGGTGGAGGCGGTCCGCGACCAGTGGGCGCGTCTCAACACCAACTCGCGCTTCCACTACGAGGAGCTGTCGCGGTTCACGGAGCGGCTCGTCGAGCTGGCCCCGGACGGGCTCGACACCGTGTTCCTGGTGAACAGCGGTAGCGAGGCCGTCGACCTCGCCCTGCGGCTCGCGCAGACGCACACCCGACGGAAGACCATCCTCGCCGTGACGGAGGCCTACCACGGCTGGACGGTCGGCTCCGACGCGGTCTCCTCTTCGCTCGGCGACAACCCGCGGGCGCTCGAAACGCGGCCCGACTGGGTGAAGCTCGTCGCCGCACCCAACTCGCTGCGCGGCAGGCACACCGGACCCGACGCGGGTCCCGCCTACCTGGCCGATCTCGACGCCGACCTGGCCGCGCTCGACGCGGCCGGCACCGAGGTGGCCGGCTACATCGCCGAGCCCGTGTTCGGCAATGCGGGCGGCCTCATGCTGCCCGACGGCTATCTCGCTGGCGTCTACGAGCGCATCCGGGCGCGCGGCGGCGTGTGCATCGCCGACGAGGTGCAGGTCGGCTACGGGAGGCTGGGCCACTACTTCTGGGGTTCCGAGCAGCAGGGCGTCATCCCCGACGTCATCACCATCGCGAAAGCGATGGGCAACGGTCAGCCGCTCGGGGCCGTCATCACGCGGCGCGAGATCGCCGAGTCCTTCGCCGCCGAGGGAAGCTTCTTCTCCTCGGCCGGAGGAAGCCCCGTCAGCTCCGTCGTCGGGCTGACCGTGCTCGACGTGATGCGCGACGAGCAGCTGCAGCGGAACGCCGCGGTCGTCGGAGACCACCTGGCGGCGCGCCTCCGGGAGCTGGGTGAGCGCCACCCGCTCGTCGGGGCTGTCCACGGGATGGGCCTCTACCTCGGCATGGAGCTCGTTCTCGACCGCGAGACCCTCGCGCCCGCGACCGCGGAGGCCGCACTCGTGTGCGACCGGATGCTCGCCGAGGGAGTCATCGTGCAGCCGACCGGCGACTTCAAGAACGTGCTCAAGATCAAGCCGCCGCTCTGCATCACGCGGGAGAGCGCCGACCGCTTCGCCGACGCGCTCGACTTGGTTCTCGCGACGCTGTAG